A genomic region of Mesorhizobium sp. NZP2077 contains the following coding sequences:
- a CDS encoding SDR family NAD(P)-dependent oxidoreductase encodes MDQISQATTFAGKVALVTGAARGIGFAIATRFINAGADVVLADLSESDLNASISTLSSDYTGRALAVGANVSKDADITRMVEAASARFGRVDILVNNAGISPKHGGRKARVEDMLAAEWRQVLEVNLTGAFLCCRACLPHMRAAKWGRIINIASVAGRTKTEIAGAHYAASKAGMMALARTLAVEVGSANITVNSIAPGRIETPMATAAGAELNQAYVARIPVGRLGTGEDIAAAVAYLASEDAAFLTGVTLDVNGGSFMI; translated from the coding sequence GTGGACCAAATTTCACAGGCAACCACATTCGCCGGCAAGGTGGCTCTGGTGACAGGCGCGGCGCGGGGCATTGGATTTGCGATTGCCACGCGATTTATCAACGCCGGCGCAGATGTGGTGCTGGCGGACCTCTCCGAGAGCGACCTGAACGCCAGCATTTCGACCCTGTCTTCGGACTATACTGGCCGGGCCTTGGCGGTGGGTGCGAATGTGTCCAAAGATGCTGATATCACGCGAATGGTCGAGGCCGCATCGGCCCGATTCGGGCGGGTCGACATCTTGGTCAACAACGCTGGAATCTCTCCGAAACACGGCGGACGGAAGGCAAGGGTGGAAGATATGCTCGCTGCGGAGTGGCGTCAGGTTCTGGAAGTTAACCTGACAGGCGCCTTCCTTTGCTGCCGGGCCTGCCTTCCCCACATGCGGGCGGCGAAATGGGGCCGGATCATCAACATTGCATCGGTAGCCGGCCGAACGAAAACCGAGATTGCAGGAGCCCACTATGCCGCGTCCAAGGCCGGCATGATGGCCCTTGCCCGCACCCTTGCGGTTGAAGTAGGCTCAGCGAACATCACGGTGAATTCCATTGCGCCGGGCCGCATTGAAACACCAATGGCTACCGCAGCTGGTGCCGAGCTTAACCAGGCTTATGTCGCCCGCATTCCTGTCGGCCGACTTGGCACCGGCGAAGACATCGCCGCCGCGGTCGCCTACTTGGCATCTGAAGACGCTGCCTTCCTCACTGGTGTGACGCTAGATGTTAACGGCGGCTCGTTCATGATCTGA
- a CDS encoding aminotransferase class V-fold PLP-dependent enzyme — protein sequence MDHGEEVGRVPSYTYFLDDETLDVQREAYGEFIAENGLGAGRAFKSLEVMTNDIKAMAKSLFNAPDDAGVSFTSGGTESVFMAVKTARDLARHKRGEPPERYNIVACVTAHPCLNKAGELLGVDIIRTPHTKEFRADPSLMRSAINDKTIMLFASAPNYPFGTFDPIAEIGKLAQHSGLRLHVDGCWGGFLSPFTERLGYPVPPWDFRVLGVSSLSADIHKFGYAAKGASLVLYRSADDQDHEAFSFSGWPRGTYSTPTFLGTRAGGAIASAWAVMHYLGMEGYLRAARLTMEATTRLIAGLNSIPDIECLAPYGESNLISFVSLDSALDIYAVADRLEERGWLRGRMREPQAIQQGVNPAHLATVEEYLSAVREAIEFVRRNASAPVAYDEHSY from the coding sequence CTGGACCATGGCGAGGAAGTTGGCCGGGTACCATCTTACACCTACTTCCTAGATGACGAGACCTTAGACGTCCAGCGCGAGGCCTATGGCGAGTTTATTGCTGAGAATGGCCTGGGAGCAGGGCGGGCGTTCAAGAGCCTGGAGGTGATGACCAACGACATCAAGGCGATGGCAAAGTCACTTTTCAATGCGCCCGACGATGCCGGCGTCTCCTTCACCTCTGGCGGCACTGAAAGCGTCTTCATGGCGGTAAAGACGGCCCGGGACCTTGCGCGACACAAACGAGGCGAGCCGCCTGAACGCTACAACATTGTTGCATGTGTCACCGCTCATCCTTGTCTTAACAAGGCTGGAGAGCTTCTCGGCGTGGATATCATTCGAACCCCGCACACCAAGGAGTTCAGGGCCGACCCCTCGTTGATGCGCTCCGCCATCAACGACAAGACCATAATGCTGTTTGCATCTGCGCCCAACTATCCCTTCGGCACCTTTGATCCGATCGCAGAGATCGGCAAGCTGGCACAGCATTCGGGTCTTCGGCTTCACGTTGACGGCTGCTGGGGCGGCTTTCTCTCACCATTTACCGAGCGGCTCGGCTATCCGGTGCCCCCGTGGGACTTCCGGGTTCTAGGCGTATCCAGTTTGTCGGCCGATATCCACAAGTTCGGGTACGCAGCCAAGGGCGCCAGCCTGGTATTGTATCGGTCAGCCGATGACCAGGATCATGAAGCGTTCTCATTCAGCGGGTGGCCTCGGGGAACATACTCCACCCCTACATTCCTCGGGACCCGGGCCGGCGGCGCAATCGCGTCCGCATGGGCGGTAATGCACTACCTTGGCATGGAGGGCTATCTGCGCGCGGCGAGGCTCACGATGGAGGCCACCACGCGGCTTATCGCTGGCCTGAACAGCATTCCCGACATCGAGTGCCTGGCGCCCTACGGCGAGAGTAACCTGATCTCCTTTGTGTCGCTGGACTCCGCGCTTGACATCTATGCAGTCGCCGATCGCCTGGAAGAGCGCGGTTGGCTGCGCGGGCGTATGCGCGAGCCCCAGGCGATCCAACAGGGTGTCAACCCAGCTCATCTGGCCACCGTCGAAGAGTATCTATCGGCGGTGCGGGAAGCTATCGAGTTTGTACGTCGGAACGCTAGCGCGCCGGTCGCTTACGACGAACACAGCTATTAA